Proteins encoded within one genomic window of Veillonellales bacterium:
- a CDS encoding nitroreductase family protein: MSLLTVSQELCVKCGICVEVCPNGIIGMTAEGPQIKYAPACIACGHCTAVCPQGALDHVKAPLDKQTKLVRYPVIDPETAAAFLRSRRSIRVYKKEKIAKEKILQLLDIARFAPSGCNSQGLSYIVIENSNRLKDITEATIKWLEKQLQDGAEWAKAFAGVADVYRKQNVDVILRGAPSLIVATAPRNFPLGHDNARFSLEYVELYATALGLGSCWAGFVEMAAGNFYQPLLAAMGIREDFTVAGAMMLGYPKYTYPRLADRNPLQVSWLE, translated from the coding sequence ATGAGTTTACTGACAGTCAGCCAGGAGCTTTGTGTCAAATGCGGGATTTGTGTTGAGGTTTGCCCTAACGGTATCATCGGTATGACGGCAGAAGGTCCGCAGATTAAGTACGCACCGGCTTGCATTGCCTGCGGACATTGTACCGCGGTCTGTCCCCAAGGGGCATTGGATCATGTAAAAGCGCCTTTGGACAAACAGACAAAGCTGGTCCGCTACCCGGTGATTGATCCGGAAACGGCTGCCGCTTTTTTGCGGTCACGCCGTTCCATACGCGTTTATAAAAAGGAAAAAATTGCGAAAGAAAAAATCCTGCAGCTTCTTGATATTGCAAGATTTGCTCCTTCCGGCTGTAATTCACAGGGATTATCGTATATAGTAATTGAAAATTCCAACCGGCTTAAGGACATAACTGAAGCAACGATAAAATGGCTGGAAAAACAGTTGCAGGACGGTGCCGAATGGGCAAAAGCTTTTGCCGGTGTAGCCGATGTCTACCGAAAACAGAACGTTGATGTAATACTGCGGGGAGCACCTTCTTTAATCGTAGCCACCGCACCCCGGAATTTTCCCCTTGGTCATGACAATGCACGGTTTTCTCTTGAATATGTGGAACTGTATGCCACTGCCCTGGGGCTGGGAAGTTGCTGGGCAGGATTTGTGGAAATGGCGGCCGGAAATTTTTATCAACCGCTTTTGGCGGCTATGGGGATCAGGGAGGACTTTACGGTTGCCGGAGCTATGATGCTGGGGTATCCGAAGTATACGTATCCTCGTTTGGCAGATAGAAATCCTTTGCAGGTATCATGGCTTGAGTAG
- the pdxK gene encoding pyridoxine/pyridoxal/pyridoxamine kinase — translation MTICKALTIAGSDTSGGAGMQADLKTFQELGVYGMTALTVIVAENPHNNWSHDIYPLPLEALEAQLETVLAGIGVNALKTGMLGTVEIISLVAKKIDQYNIKNVVIDPVMVCKGTSEVLHPETAVGIREQLAPRAAVITPNVFEASQLSGIPIKSVADMKAAASKIYALGAKNVWIKGGAKLGTASAIDILYDGKDFVTFESPKINTSYTHGAGCTSSAAITAGLAKGLPVREAVQQAKEFITAAIRHGFPLNSYVGTTCHAAHRL, via the coding sequence ATGACAATCTGTAAAGCCCTTACAATCGCCGGCTCGGATACGAGCGGCGGCGCCGGTATGCAGGCAGACCTGAAAACCTTCCAGGAACTGGGCGTATACGGCATGACGGCACTCACCGTCATCGTAGCAGAAAATCCCCATAACAATTGGTCCCATGATATTTATCCCCTGCCGCTAGAAGCGCTGGAAGCTCAATTGGAGACCGTCCTGGCCGGAATCGGTGTGAACGCTTTAAAAACAGGCATGCTGGGCACCGTCGAAATCATTTCCTTAGTGGCAAAAAAAATTGATCAATACAATATTAAAAATGTAGTGATCGACCCTGTAATGGTTTGTAAAGGCACCTCTGAGGTACTGCATCCGGAGACTGCCGTCGGCATCCGCGAACAACTTGCGCCCCGGGCGGCCGTCATTACGCCCAATGTCTTCGAAGCCAGTCAGTTAAGCGGTATCCCCATCAAATCGGTTGCGGATATGAAAGCAGCCGCGAGCAAAATTTATGCCCTCGGCGCCAAAAATGTATGGATCAAGGGCGGGGCAAAACTGGGTACGGCAAGCGCCATTGACATCCTCTATGACGGCAAAGACTTTGTAACGTTCGAGTCCCCGAAAATCAATACTTCTTATACCCATGGCGCCGGCTGCACTTCTTCGGCCGCGATTACCGCCGGACTCGCCAAGGGCCTACCTGTACGGGAAGCGGTGCAGCAGGCCAAAGAATTTATTACCGCTGCCATCCGCCACGGCTTTCCGCTGAATTCCTATGTAGGCACTACTTGCCATGCAGCCCATCGTCTTTAA
- a CDS encoding PLP-dependent aminotransferase family protein produces MTGLILLDSFSKEPLYMQLYRHFKSEIEQNKCNAGDKLPSIRWLANNLSVSKITVEKAYQQLVSEGYVSSRSRSRYVVNKLEEAAIRPYTALVSKEYEPFGQRNVRYDFASGEMDSDGFDFSLWKRYINKAFLDKNRLMGYGNSKGEEELRREIVNYIRSRGVYCHREQIVVGPGVQNLLNILCSILQVEHNSIAFEEPGFTNGRRVWADWGFTIVPVRMRQDGIDTDELIRSGVKLVYLTPSHQFPTGYVMPIGKRTRLLKWAQQTGAVIIEDDYDSEFRYFGRPIPALKGLDNEGSVVYLGSFSKVIPPSIRLSYMVLPDQLRERYEQNSPLYNQAVSTIEQLALAQYMADGQLERQIRRLRKLYCEKQLLFMETIKRIFGSRADVKGTGSGLHIVLTVKSALSPREMFLKAMEQGCRIAPIQNYYLAAVPENLPQVILYFSKIPSGEMETAIKLLKDAWF; encoded by the coding sequence GTGACGGGATTGATTCTGCTTGATTCTTTCAGTAAGGAGCCCTTATATATGCAGCTTTACCGGCACTTTAAGTCTGAGATAGAGCAAAATAAATGTAACGCTGGCGACAAATTGCCATCAATTCGCTGGCTTGCCAATAATCTTTCCGTCAGTAAGATCACAGTTGAGAAAGCCTACCAGCAGCTTGTAAGTGAAGGGTATGTCAGCAGTCGCAGCCGGTCCCGCTATGTAGTTAATAAACTGGAGGAAGCGGCGATTAGACCGTACACGGCGCTCGTTTCCAAAGAGTATGAACCTTTTGGTCAACGGAACGTACGCTACGATTTTGCCAGCGGTGAGATGGATTCTGACGGTTTTGATTTTTCCTTATGGAAACGCTATATTAACAAGGCTTTTTTAGACAAAAATCGCCTTATGGGATATGGAAACAGTAAAGGCGAGGAGGAGCTGCGGCGGGAAATAGTGAACTATATCCGGTCAAGAGGCGTGTATTGTCACCGGGAACAAATCGTCGTTGGTCCGGGAGTACAAAATCTGCTGAATATACTGTGCAGTATCCTGCAGGTTGAGCATAACAGCATTGCTTTTGAAGAGCCGGGTTTCACGAACGGCCGTCGTGTTTGGGCGGACTGGGGGTTTACCATTGTCCCGGTACGAATGAGGCAGGATGGCATTGATACCGATGAACTCATCCGCAGTGGCGTAAAGCTAGTTTATTTAACTCCTTCCCACCAATTCCCCACCGGCTACGTTATGCCAATCGGCAAACGGACCCGGCTGCTGAAATGGGCACAGCAAACAGGCGCCGTTATCATTGAGGACGATTACGACAGTGAATTCCGCTATTTCGGCCGTCCGATCCCTGCGCTGAAGGGGCTCGATAATGAAGGCAGCGTAGTTTATTTAGGCTCATTTTCCAAGGTGATACCGCCTTCGATACGGTTGAGCTACATGGTGCTTCCCGATCAGCTGAGGGAACGCTATGAACAGAATTCCCCATTGTACAACCAGGCCGTTTCAACGATTGAGCAGCTTGCTCTTGCCCAGTATATGGCGGACGGACAGCTGGAACGGCAAATTCGGCGGCTCCGTAAACTATATTGTGAAAAGCAGCTGTTGTTTATGGAGACCATTAAACGTATTTTTGGCAGCCGTGCGGACGTCAAGGGAACAGGATCGGGGCTTCATATCGTTTTAACCGTAAAATCGGCGTTGTCGCCCCGGGAAATGTTTTTAAAGGCAATGGAACAGGGGTGCCGGATCGCTCCCATTCAAAATTATTATTTAGCAGCGGTTCCGGAAAATTTGCCCCAGGTAATCTTGTATTTTTCTAAAATACCTTCCGGCGAAATGGAGACAGCAATTAAGCTATTAAAGGATGCCTGGTTCTAA